From bacterium, the proteins below share one genomic window:
- a CDS encoding HAD family phosphatase yields MRQAAFRLRAVLLDMDGVLIDSQPNHVRAWQAVFAARGVALDAMLPLQREGEKALDTCAWICRELGLDWDSREREALVAEKRRIFRALPGSDVFPGAVDLLDGLAARGLPAALVTGSTVVNARALVPAALWARFGAVVTAEDVARGKPDPEGYRKAAAALGVTPDSCLAVENAPFGIQAARAAGCRVLALTTTLPAEWLAEADEISGRHEVVLEIVDGLSRRR; encoded by the coding sequence GTGAGACAGGCCGCCTTCAGGCTCCGCGCCGTCCTGCTCGACATGGACGGCGTGCTGATCGACTCGCAGCCCAACCATGTGCGGGCCTGGCAGGCCGTCTTCGCGGCGCGAGGCGTGGCGCTGGACGCCATGCTCCCCCTGCAGCGGGAGGGCGAGAAGGCGCTGGACACCTGCGCCTGGATCTGCCGGGAGCTGGGACTGGACTGGGACAGCAGGGAGCGCGAGGCCCTGGTGGCGGAGAAGCGCCGCATCTTCCGCGCCCTGCCCGGTAGCGATGTCTTTCCCGGAGCGGTGGACCTGCTCGACGGCCTGGCGGCGCGCGGTCTTCCCGCGGCCCTGGTGACGGGCTCCACCGTGGTGAACGCGCGGGCCCTCGTGCCGGCCGCCCTGTGGGCGCGTTTCGGGGCGGTGGTGACGGCGGAGGACGTGGCCCGGGGCAAGCCCGACCCGGAGGGCTACCGCAAGGCGGCGGCGGCCCTGGGCGTGACGCCGGACTCCTGCCTGGCGGTGGAGAATGCCCCTTTCGGCATCCAGGCTGCCCGGGCGGCGGGTTGCCGCGTGCTGGCCTTGACCACCACCCTGCCGGCGGAGTGGCTGGCGGAGGCGGACGAGATCAGCGGGCGGCACGAGGTCGTGCTGGAGATTGTTGACGGGTTGTCGCGGAGGCGATGA